From the genome of Flavobacterium luteolum, one region includes:
- the yidD gene encoding membrane protein insertion efficiency factor YidD gives MFSKILIYPFVLLVRFYQTAISPFTPAACRFEPTCSTYMIQALQIHGLFYGGFLGIKRILSCHPWGRSGYDPVPEKKCNHKH, from the coding sequence ATGTTTTCAAAAATTCTAATATATCCCTTTGTATTGTTAGTCCGTTTTTATCAGACTGCTATTTCGCCTTTTACACCTGCCGCCTGCAGATTTGAACCAACTTGTTCAACTTATATGATTCAAGCACTGCAAATTCACGGATTGTTCTATGGTGGTTTTTTAGGTATTAAACGCATCTTAAGCTGCCACCCTTGGGGAAGAAGCGGATATGATCCTGTACCAGAAAAGAAATGCAACCACAAACATTAA
- the cysS gene encoding cysteine--tRNA ligase: MPLYSSQPLKIYNSLSGEKEDFKPIHDGNVGMYVCGPTVYSNVHLGNVRTFMSFDVIFRYFLHLDYKVRYVRNITDVGHIVDDVDEGEDKIAKKARLEQLEPMEVVQRYTVDFHNILKAFNFLPPSIEPTATGHIIEQIEIIKKIIDKGIAYVANGSVYFDVVKYNETNNYGILSGRNIDDMLVNTRDLDGQSDKRNPQDFALWKKAEPEHIMRWPSPWSDGFPGWHLECTAMSTKYLGNHFDIHGGGMDLKFPHHECEIAQNEACTGQAPVNYWMHANMLTLNGKKMAKSTGNNILPGEILSGDNNILSKPFSASVTRFFMLQAHYRSILDFSDDAIVAAEKGYKRLMEALDALPNINASASSSIDFAAWKQLCYDAMNDDFNTPILIAQLFEAVRYINLLKDGKETISADDLNDFKTAVNAFVFDVLGLSDDKAADGDSDKLDGVVNMLIEMRNQARADKNFALSDQIRDQLIALGIQLKDGKEGTTFSIQ; this comes from the coding sequence ATGCCACTATATAGCAGTCAACCGCTCAAAATATACAATTCGCTTTCTGGCGAAAAAGAAGATTTCAAACCCATCCATGATGGAAATGTTGGAATGTATGTTTGTGGACCTACCGTATATAGTAATGTCCATTTAGGAAACGTGAGAACTTTTATGTCTTTTGATGTAATTTTTAGATATTTTCTTCATTTGGATTATAAAGTTCGTTATGTTCGAAATATCACCGATGTTGGACATATTGTAGATGATGTGGATGAAGGTGAAGATAAAATTGCTAAAAAAGCACGTTTAGAACAATTGGAACCAATGGAAGTAGTACAGCGTTATACTGTTGATTTTCATAACATTCTAAAAGCGTTCAACTTTTTACCGCCAAGTATCGAGCCTACAGCAACTGGACATATTATTGAACAGATTGAAATTATTAAAAAAATTATCGATAAAGGCATCGCTTATGTAGCTAATGGATCGGTATATTTTGATGTTGTAAAATATAACGAGACTAATAATTACGGTATTTTAAGCGGTAGAAATATCGATGATATGTTAGTTAACACGCGTGATCTTGACGGACAGTCGGACAAGAGAAATCCACAGGATTTTGCGTTGTGGAAAAAAGCAGAGCCAGAACATATTATGAGATGGCCTTCTCCTTGGAGCGATGGTTTCCCAGGATGGCATCTAGAATGTACGGCAATGAGCACCAAATATCTTGGAAATCATTTTGACATTCACGGAGGCGGAATGGATTTAAAATTCCCTCACCACGAATGTGAAATTGCTCAAAACGAAGCTTGCACTGGTCAAGCACCAGTAAATTACTGGATGCATGCCAATATGCTTACCTTAAACGGAAAGAAAATGGCAAAATCAACTGGAAACAACATTCTTCCAGGTGAGATTTTAAGCGGAGATAATAATATTTTAAGTAAACCTTTTTCTGCTTCTGTAACTCGCTTTTTCATGCTTCAAGCGCATTACAGAAGTATTTTAGACTTTTCTGATGATGCCATTGTTGCAGCTGAGAAAGGATACAAAAGATTAATGGAAGCACTAGATGCTTTACCAAATATCAATGCAAGTGCTTCTAGCTCTATAGATTTTGCAGCATGGAAACAGCTTTGCTACGACGCTATGAATGACGATTTCAATACGCCAATTTTAATTGCGCAATTGTTTGAAGCCGTTCGTTATATCAATCTATTAAAAGATGGCAAAGAAACGATCTCTGCTGATGATTTAAACGATTTCAAAACAGCAGTAAACGCTTTTGTTTTTGACGTTTTAGGACTTAGCGATGACAAAGCTGCCGATGGCGATAGCGACAAATTGGATGGCGTGGTAAACATGCTTATCGAAATGAGAAATCAAGCGAGAGCAGATAAAAACTTTGCGCTTTCTGACCAGATTCGCGATCAATTAATAGCTTTAGGAATTCAGCTTAAAGACGGAAAAGAAGGAACTACGTTTAGCATTCAATAA
- the folE gene encoding GTP cyclohydrolase I FolE, giving the protein MINNEDFLDEIGDSHFSSNAKNPLREDAFDITDEEKIEKIKKDVESILQTLGMDLTDDSIKGTPNRVAKMFVKEIFGGLNPAKQPKASTFDNNYKYGEMLVEKNITVYSTCEHHLLPIIGRAHVAYISSGRVIGLSKMNRIVEYYAKRPQVQERLTMQIVQELQKALGTEDVACVIDAKHLCVNSRGIKDIESSTVTSEFGGKFKDPQTKREFLDYIKLDTQF; this is encoded by the coding sequence ATGATAAATAACGAAGATTTTTTAGACGAAATAGGTGACAGTCACTTCAGCAGTAATGCAAAAAACCCTTTAAGAGAGGATGCTTTTGACATCACTGATGAAGAAAAAATAGAAAAAATTAAAAAAGATGTCGAAAGCATTCTGCAAACATTAGGAATGGATTTGACAGATGACAGCATTAAAGGAACTCCAAACCGAGTTGCAAAAATGTTTGTAAAAGAAATTTTTGGAGGTCTTAATCCTGCAAAACAGCCAAAAGCTTCCACTTTTGACAATAATTACAAATATGGCGAAATGCTTGTAGAAAAAAACATTACAGTTTATTCTACTTGCGAACACCATCTACTGCCAATTATTGGACGTGCTCACGTGGCTTATATCTCAAGCGGACGTGTGATTGGTTTATCAAAAATGAATCGTATCGTTGAGTATTATGCTAAAAGACCTCAAGTACAGGAGCGTCTTACAATGCAGATTGTTCAGGAACTTCAAAAAGCGCTAGGAACAGAAGATGTTGCCTGTGTGATCGACGCAAAACACCTTTGCGTAAATTCTCGCGGAATTAAAGATATCGAAAGCAGTACAGTAACTTCTGAGTTCGGCGGAAAATTCAAAGATCCTCAAACGAAGAGAGAATTTCTTGACTATATTAAACTAGACACTCAGTTCTAA
- a CDS encoding pyridoxal phosphate-dependent aminotransferase: MPTISLKGKNMPESPIRKLAPFADLAKKKGHKVYHLNIGQPDIKTPEVAIEAVKNIDLTLIEYSPSAGYESYKKKLAQFYQRQNVNVNTEDIIVTTGGSEALLFALATITDPGDEIIIPEPFYANYHAFASSTSATVVPLVSTIETGFALPSIDEVEKLITPKTKAILICNPGNPTGYLYSEAEIKQLAHLIKKHDLYLIADEVYREFLYDGDDVHFSVMNLEDVQQNVIMVDSVSKRYSMCGARIGCLVTKNKDVLATVMKFAQARLSPPTIEQIACEAAIDTPQSYFDEVIGEYKERRNTLIAELNKIDGVVVTKPKGAFYCIAELPIEDSDDFAQWLLESYDLNGETVMIAPAKGFYSTPGMGLNQVRIAYVLNKKDLITAVNILKEALLVYNNR; this comes from the coding sequence ATGCCGACAATTTCACTCAAGGGAAAAAACATGCCCGAATCTCCGATACGCAAGCTGGCTCCTTTTGCTGATTTAGCAAAGAAAAAAGGACACAAGGTGTATCACTTAAACATTGGTCAACCGGATATCAAGACACCGGAAGTGGCCATCGAGGCGGTAAAAAATATTGATTTGACTCTTATAGAATACAGTCCGTCTGCCGGATATGAAAGCTATAAAAAAAAATTAGCACAATTTTACCAGCGCCAAAACGTAAACGTTAACACAGAAGACATCATTGTTACAACTGGTGGTTCTGAAGCCTTACTTTTTGCACTGGCCACAATTACAGATCCTGGAGATGAAATTATCATCCCAGAACCTTTTTATGCTAATTATCATGCGTTTGCTTCTTCTACAAGTGCAACGGTAGTGCCTCTTGTCTCTACTATAGAAACTGGATTTGCTTTGCCAAGTATTGATGAAGTTGAAAAACTAATAACACCAAAAACAAAAGCCATTCTGATTTGCAACCCTGGAAATCCGACTGGATATTTATATTCTGAAGCCGAAATTAAACAGTTAGCTCATTTAATTAAAAAACACGATTTATACTTAATCGCCGATGAAGTTTATCGTGAATTTTTATACGATGGCGATGATGTACATTTTTCGGTAATGAATTTAGAAGATGTACAGCAAAATGTAATCATGGTCGATTCTGTTTCTAAACGTTACAGTATGTGCGGAGCAAGAATTGGCTGTTTGGTGACAAAAAACAAAGATGTTCTGGCAACTGTAATGAAATTTGCTCAAGCACGTCTAAGTCCGCCAACTATTGAACAGATTGCTTGTGAAGCTGCAATAGACACACCGCAAAGTTATTTTGACGAAGTAATTGGCGAATACAAAGAGCGCCGAAATACTTTAATCGCCGAATTAAACAAAATTGATGGCGTTGTGGTTACAAAACCAAAAGGTGCTTTTTATTGTATTGCCGAACTTCCGATAGAGGATTCAGATGATTTTGCACAATGGCTTCTTGAAAGCTATGATTTAAATGGCGAAACGGTAATGATTGCTCCTGCTAAAGGTTTTTATTCGACACCTGGAATGGGACTAAATCAAGTTCGTATTGCCTATGTTTTAAACAAAAAAGATTTGATTACAGCCGTAAACATTTTAAAGGAAGCTTTATTAGTTTACAACAACAGATAA
- a CDS encoding PDZ domain-containing protein gives MKKYIVLFFGLFLPFLLFGQGDFLLENNATKATIPFKLINNLVFIPIKVNGVELNFLLDSGVEETILFSMEEKQEVSFNNVEKIKLRGLGSEEEIEGLKSTKNILETHGLKSNDHMVFIILDQSFNLSSHIGIPVNGIIGHRFFRNNYVEVNYQKKKIIVHAKSDKYEEKLNKQFRLIPITVEKAKPYIMTTATVNNQEIPAKLLIDIGNSDAFWIFENDKIKLPNKNFPDFLGKGFSGDIEGHRAKIDKFSIDEFDFKKPIVSFPDSASIRNVKMVPGRIGSVGGEVLKRFTLVLDYKGKKLYLKKNSKYGEPFTYNKSGITIQHNGLQWVQETVHLETVRVASTMDELQDKDKNDNNFKYKFALKPVYEIVNVRKNSAAEKCGLRKGDIVVSINNAQPYKYNLEQINNLLKSEDDIWINMEVERNSVVLKFRFKLEDEL, from the coding sequence ATGAAAAAATATATAGTATTGTTTTTTGGGTTATTCTTACCTTTTTTGCTTTTCGGGCAAGGCGATTTTTTATTAGAAAACAATGCAACAAAGGCTACGATTCCTTTTAAACTGATTAATAATCTTGTTTTTATTCCTATAAAAGTAAACGGAGTTGAGTTAAATTTCCTTTTAGATTCAGGAGTTGAAGAAACAATTCTCTTTAGTATGGAAGAAAAGCAGGAAGTCAGTTTTAACAATGTGGAGAAAATCAAGCTACGTGGTTTAGGAAGCGAAGAAGAAATAGAAGGCCTAAAATCAACCAAAAATATTCTCGAAACGCATGGTCTCAAATCAAACGACCATATGGTTTTTATTATATTAGATCAAAGTTTTAATCTATCTTCTCATATCGGAATTCCTGTTAACGGAATTATAGGTCATAGATTCTTTAGAAATAACTATGTTGAAGTCAATTATCAGAAGAAGAAAATAATAGTTCATGCCAAAAGTGATAAATATGAGGAAAAACTAAACAAACAGTTTAGATTGATTCCGATAACGGTAGAAAAAGCAAAACCATATATCATGACAACCGCAACTGTGAACAATCAAGAAATTCCGGCAAAGCTTTTAATTGATATTGGAAATAGCGATGCTTTCTGGATTTTTGAGAATGATAAAATTAAACTTCCAAACAAAAACTTTCCAGACTTTTTAGGAAAAGGATTTAGCGGAGACATTGAAGGGCATCGTGCTAAAATTGATAAATTCTCGATTGACGAATTTGATTTCAAAAAACCGATTGTGTCTTTTCCTGATTCTGCCTCAATTCGTAACGTTAAGATGGTTCCAGGACGTATTGGATCTGTAGGGGGCGAGGTCTTAAAACGTTTTACTCTGGTTTTGGATTATAAAGGGAAAAAGTTGTATCTTAAAAAAAACAGCAAATATGGAGAGCCCTTTACGTACAATAAGAGCGGAATCACGATTCAACACAATGGGCTTCAATGGGTACAGGAAACAGTGCATTTAGAAACAGTGCGAGTAGCTTCTACAATGGATGAATTGCAGGACAAAGATAAAAACGATAATAATTTTAAGTATAAATTTGCTCTTAAACCTGTCTATGAGATAGTAAATGTGCGTAAGAATTCTGCGGCCGAAAAATGCGGTTTACGCAAAGGAGATATTGTTGTCAGTATTAATAATGCACAGCCATATAAATATAATCTTGAGCAGATCAATAACCTTTTGAAATCGGAAGATGATATTTGGATTAATATGGAAGTAGAACGAAATAGTGTTGTGCTTAAATTTAGATTTAAATTAGAAGACGAACTGTAA
- a CDS encoding gliding motility-associated C-terminal domain-containing protein, with product MAKNYISYLYFVLFFIFFNPFSSKLAAQCAGNDNTNELICDVTNPIYQSVNLFSLLGGSPIPGGTWTDNNNLRGLNTSTGVLNAQLIRAGGTYKYTYTAPATSGCTDNKAVITITIGAYVGVGSEVTVCNEDDSFNLFTAFDSKVMGPHTNGRFTYITGEPAENPIKIGGIKTKTTLRFVYTVPAVLACSPDEKSTNLEVTVLIAPKEGKPENLVLCGTTDLAAYTDLNLNDQLTDEDPGGTWTGIGITSPTDHNINLQELFDANGPGEYAYTYKVLAIPDNNICPDKEATVKITLEKRLDFTGAKIVVNKDICESEIATATYSAKITQGPDAIPNGEYKVSYTVVGPGISVSNAKTANFVNGELNFPIETAYFNRVGKYNITVTNIVSTSSKGKCVNIFSPFATILTIYPLPRLTNASLTAIPVCQNDDAVIQVTAPNLLDGNYRISYNVNGDNLALGETAGMLAAGGKASFIVPGNLNTRSGLSVITIYSITNITNPAPQCSNTANVAGNLNINPLPNAVTVVAKVNDYCLNAPVSVAVSGLGSLTNASISYTLSESNSSSVQTITKAVTNGKLDFIIPAELLLNTGTTKITLLNLINTVTNCDVDLINVTDDFIINPIPPAPIVLDQNFCKVDEAVIANLEPKGTQYKWYNSATATTSLAADYVLKTEDYFVRETSTAGCVSEPAKVTVVIYDTPAPEMNETADFCGLANPKISDLSNKTNVPTTVAWYDAVDGNLLASTTMLVHNATYYGYDLNEITRCLSENYKEVKVSLQDCEVAQYEFFIPDGFSPNGDGVNDSFVIKDIEFLYPNYTLEIYNRYGNGMYKGDNNKPAWDGKNYEKSGIAGGIAPNGVYFYVLHFNKDNKPPKQGRLYLNR from the coding sequence ATGGCAAAAAACTACATAAGCTATTTATATTTTGTATTGTTTTTTATTTTTTTCAATCCCTTTTCTTCAAAATTAGCAGCCCAATGTGCTGGCAATGATAACACAAACGAATTGATTTGTGATGTTACGAATCCTATTTATCAATCTGTAAATTTATTTTCTTTATTAGGTGGTTCTCCTATTCCTGGAGGAACTTGGACAGACAATAATAACCTAAGAGGGCTAAATACTTCTACTGGTGTTTTGAATGCTCAGCTTATTCGTGCAGGAGGAACTTACAAGTATACTTATACAGCTCCTGCAACTTCGGGATGTACAGATAATAAAGCTGTCATTACCATTACCATAGGAGCATACGTTGGGGTTGGATCGGAAGTGACAGTTTGTAATGAAGATGACTCTTTTAATCTTTTTACGGCTTTTGACAGTAAAGTGATGGGGCCACATACAAACGGCAGATTTACTTACATTACAGGAGAGCCTGCCGAAAATCCGATAAAGATTGGGGGTATAAAAACCAAAACTACGCTTCGTTTTGTCTATACCGTACCCGCTGTGCTTGCCTGTTCTCCAGACGAAAAATCGACTAATCTTGAAGTTACAGTTTTGATAGCTCCAAAAGAAGGAAAACCGGAAAATCTAGTTTTATGTGGAACTACTGATTTGGCTGCATACACTGATTTAAATTTAAATGATCAGCTTACTGATGAAGACCCCGGTGGTACGTGGACAGGAATAGGAATAACTTCTCCTACAGATCATAATATTAATCTACAAGAATTGTTTGATGCGAACGGGCCTGGAGAATATGCTTACACTTATAAAGTTTTAGCAATTCCTGACAATAATATATGTCCTGATAAAGAAGCTACAGTAAAAATAACTCTTGAAAAAAGACTTGATTTTACAGGGGCTAAAATCGTAGTTAATAAAGATATCTGCGAATCGGAAATTGCGACAGCAACTTACTCGGCAAAAATTACACAGGGACCAGATGCTATTCCGAATGGCGAATATAAAGTTTCTTATACCGTTGTTGGGCCAGGAATATCTGTTTCAAATGCAAAGACGGCAAATTTTGTAAATGGAGAACTTAATTTTCCAATAGAAACAGCTTATTTTAATCGGGTTGGTAAATACAATATTACGGTCACCAATATAGTATCAACATCAAGTAAAGGAAAATGCGTTAACATTTTTAGTCCATTTGCAACTATTTTAACGATTTATCCGTTACCGCGATTGACGAATGCTTCATTAACAGCAATCCCAGTTTGTCAAAATGATGATGCAGTAATTCAAGTTACTGCACCCAATTTACTAGATGGAAATTATCGTATTTCTTATAATGTGAATGGAGATAATCTTGCTCTTGGTGAAACGGCAGGAATGCTTGCCGCTGGTGGAAAAGCCTCATTTATAGTTCCAGGAAACCTGAATACCAGAAGCGGATTATCAGTAATTACCATTTATAGTATTACCAATATCACAAATCCTGCACCTCAATGCAGTAATACAGCAAATGTAGCTGGAAATCTAAATATAAATCCATTGCCAAATGCAGTAACTGTGGTTGCAAAAGTTAATGATTATTGTTTGAATGCTCCAGTTTCTGTAGCAGTTTCGGGATTAGGAAGTTTAACCAACGCTAGTATCTCTTATACGTTGTCTGAAAGCAATTCTTCATCTGTTCAAACTATTACTAAAGCTGTAACAAATGGTAAATTAGATTTTATAATTCCGGCTGAATTGCTTTTAAATACAGGCACCACAAAAATTACATTATTGAATTTAATCAATACGGTTACAAATTGTGATGTAGACTTAATCAATGTTACAGATGATTTCATAATAAATCCAATTCCGCCAGCGCCAATTGTTCTAGATCAGAATTTTTGTAAAGTTGATGAAGCGGTAATTGCTAATTTAGAACCAAAAGGAACTCAATATAAATGGTATAATTCGGCAACAGCAACAACATCGCTTGCTGCTGATTATGTTTTAAAAACAGAAGATTACTTCGTTAGAGAAACTTCTACAGCAGGCTGTGTTTCAGAACCTGCCAAGGTTACGGTAGTTATTTACGATACTCCTGCACCGGAAATGAATGAAACGGCAGATTTTTGTGGATTGGCAAACCCGAAAATAAGTGATTTGTCTAATAAAACAAATGTTCCGACAACAGTAGCTTGGTATGATGCTGTAGATGGAAATCTATTGGCTTCAACCACCATGTTAGTTCATAATGCAACTTATTATGGGTACGATTTAAATGAAATAACAAGATGCCTATCAGAAAATTATAAAGAAGTAAAAGTTTCACTTCAGGACTGTGAGGTTGCTCAATATGAATTCTTTATTCCAGACGGATTTTCGCCAAACGGAGATGGAGTAAACGATTCGTTTGTGATAAAAGACATTGAATTTTTATATCCAAATTATACACTTGAAATTTATAACAGATACGGAAACGGAATGTATAAAGGAGATAATAATAAACCAGCTTGGGATGGCAAAAACTATGAAAAGAGCGGTATCGCTGGAGGTATTGCGCCCAACGGAGTTTATTTTTATGTACTGCATTTCAATAAAGACAATAAGCCTCCAAAACAAGGACGTCTTTATTTAAATCGCTAA
- a CDS encoding PorP/SprF family type IX secretion system membrane protein, producing the protein MKKIILFINFLFCLSISAQQDPEYTHYMYNMSVVNPAYATGIPAMMNFGGLYRTQWVGAVGAPKTFTFFGHTAISDKIEAGISFISDDIGDGAKKENNVYADFAYVLKLGGQNKLSLGLKAGFSSMQTNFNGFQFTDPQTDLAFAENINATKPNIGVGAYYFRDNLYVGLSVPNLLKSKYIEEKSGINAFGSEEMHTFLTAGYVFQLNDALKLKPAFMSKFVKGAPITLDVTANVLYNEKFEFGAAYRIDDSVSALFNINVTPTLRVGYAYDYTLTNFGQFNSGTHEIMLLFDLDLLGKGFDKSPRFF; encoded by the coding sequence ATGAAAAAAATAATACTCTTTATAAATTTCCTTTTCTGTTTATCCATTTCTGCCCAGCAAGATCCCGAATACACGCATTATATGTACAATATGAGCGTAGTCAATCCAGCTTATGCTACAGGTATTCCTGCCATGATGAATTTTGGAGGATTGTACAGAACACAGTGGGTAGGAGCAGTTGGAGCTCCTAAAACATTTACATTTTTCGGTCACACCGCCATTTCAGATAAAATAGAAGCTGGTATCTCATTTATTTCAGATGATATTGGAGATGGTGCAAAAAAAGAGAATAATGTGTATGCTGATTTTGCATACGTTTTAAAATTGGGCGGACAAAATAAATTATCATTGGGTTTAAAAGCAGGTTTTTCATCCATGCAGACCAATTTTAATGGTTTTCAGTTCACAGATCCTCAGACCGATTTAGCTTTTGCAGAAAATATAAATGCAACAAAACCAAACATTGGAGTAGGAGCCTATTATTTTAGAGATAATCTATATGTTGGATTATCCGTGCCAAATCTGCTGAAATCCAAATACATTGAAGAAAAGTCAGGAATTAATGCTTTTGGTTCCGAAGAAATGCATACTTTTTTAACTGCAGGTTATGTTTTTCAGCTGAACGACGCATTGAAATTGAAGCCAGCATTTATGTCAAAATTTGTAAAAGGCGCACCAATAACATTAGATGTTACAGCCAATGTTCTGTATAACGAAAAATTTGAATTTGGAGCCGCCTATAGAATCGATGATTCGGTAAGTGCATTATTTAATATTAATGTTACGCCGACCCTAAGAGTGGGGTATGCTTACGATTATACCCTCACAAACTTCGGACAGTTTAATTCAGGAACACATGAAATCATGCTGCTGTTCGATTTAGATTTGTTAGGAAAAGGATTTGATAAATCACCAAGATTCTTCTAA
- a CDS encoding OmpA family protein, producing the protein MKKLLVIVFVFSIQFISAQSQELSRAKRFFDKTYYSEAIVLYQKLADEKPSQEVIKNLADSYFYTNDLVKAQRYYRLLVSSYSNNLDREYYFRYAQTLKATNRDDDANANLKEYYAKSANSEDLANFEKDLKTLENVTAIGKRFEIKNLAINTPNSEFGAVKYKEDLVFAGVKLKPGLFDKKYKWDNETYLNLVSVPLKNINSADSIVHYFAKELKTGMHESNAVFTKDGKTMYFTRNNSKNGKKKKDDKKISNLQIFKAELVDGKWTKITSLPFNSPNYSVEHPALSPDEKVLYFASDMPGSLGSFDIYSVNINKGAFDTPKNLGPQINTNKREQFPFASTDNKLYFSSDGHLGYGSLDVFVSEINGSEYSKAVNIGLPLNSNLDDFAFNIDSNTKEGFFASNREGGKGSDDIYQFKEIKDLIVEDCKQFIAGTIIDIDTQLALENATVLLQDSENKTLNTITTSADGKFSFTVACETSYKISAFKENYTNASKVLTLDKTRDKVNDGSLALKSLDVIKQEEKQIAENKRKQEIIIEEENKKKEALVAIELKEKEKKAKEAAIVAAEVKKNEKVKEILAKEKDVVKDKDRLIIKTDPIYFDYDLWYIRKESKVILGRVVELMKKYPEMVIEIGSHTDSRGNEKYNADLSQKRANSTREFIIQSGIEAKRVSAKGYGESVPIIKCRTDESCSEEEHELNRRSEFVIKNL; encoded by the coding sequence ATGAAAAAACTACTCGTTATTGTATTCGTATTTTCAATACAGTTTATAAGCGCCCAAAGTCAGGAATTAAGCAGAGCAAAACGATTTTTTGACAAAACGTATTACAGCGAAGCTATTGTTTTGTATCAAAAATTAGCAGATGAAAAACCTTCGCAAGAAGTCATTAAAAATCTGGCTGATTCTTATTTCTATACAAACGATTTAGTAAAGGCACAGCGATATTATCGTCTTTTGGTTTCAAGTTACAGTAATAATTTGGATCGAGAATATTATTTTAGATACGCGCAAACTTTAAAAGCAACAAATAGAGACGATGATGCAAATGCCAATTTAAAAGAGTATTATGCTAAATCTGCCAATTCTGAAGATCTTGCCAATTTTGAAAAAGACCTTAAAACTTTAGAAAATGTTACCGCAATTGGTAAGCGTTTTGAAATTAAAAACTTAGCGATAAATACACCGAATTCTGAGTTTGGAGCAGTGAAATACAAAGAAGATCTTGTTTTTGCAGGTGTTAAATTGAAGCCTGGTCTATTCGATAAAAAATACAAATGGGATAACGAAACCTATTTGAATTTGGTTTCAGTTCCGCTTAAAAACATTAATTCGGCAGATTCTATTGTTCATTATTTTGCTAAAGAATTGAAAACCGGAATGCATGAATCGAATGCTGTTTTTACAAAAGATGGCAAAACAATGTATTTTACTCGAAACAATTCTAAAAACGGAAAGAAGAAAAAAGACGATAAGAAAATTTCCAATCTTCAGATTTTTAAAGCAGAATTGGTTGATGGAAAGTGGACTAAAATTACGTCCCTTCCATTCAACAGCCCGAATTATTCGGTTGAGCATCCAGCCTTAAGTCCAGACGAAAAGGTCTTGTATTTTGCTTCAGATATGCCTGGGTCTTTAGGATCTTTTGATATTTATTCGGTTAATATCAATAAAGGTGCATTTGATACTCCAAAGAATTTGGGTCCACAAATTAATACCAATAAAAGAGAGCAGTTTCCTTTTGCTTCGACAGATAATAAATTATATTTTTCTTCAGACGGACATTTGGGGTATGGATCTTTGGATGTTTTTGTTTCTGAAATAAATGGAAGTGAATATTCAAAAGCTGTAAATATTGGACTTCCTTTAAATTCTAATTTAGATGATTTTGCGTTTAATATCGATTCTAATACCAAAGAAGGTTTTTTTGCATCAAATAGAGAAGGAGGAAAGGGAAGCGATGATATTTACCAATTTAAAGAAATAAAAGATTTAATTGTTGAAGATTGCAAACAGTTTATTGCCGGGACGATTATAGATATTGATACGCAATTGGCTTTAGAAAATGCGACGGTACTATTGCAGGATTCAGAAAATAAGACTTTAAATACGATTACCACTTCGGCTGACGGAAAATTTAGTTTTACTGTTGCTTGTGAGACTTCGTATAAAATTAGTGCTTTCAAAGAAAATTATACTAACGCTTCAAAAGTACTGACATTAGACAAAACAAGAGATAAGGTTAATGATGGTTCTTTGGCATTGAAATCTTTAGACGTAATCAAACAAGAAGAAAAACAAATTGCTGAAAACAAGAGAAAGCAAGAAATTATTATTGAAGAAGAGAATAAGAAAAAAGAAGCTTTGGTTGCAATTGAATTAAAAGAAAAAGAGAAAAAGGCCAAAGAAGCGGCTATCGTAGCTGCCGAAGTTAAAAAGAATGAGAAAGTAAAAGAGATATTAGCGAAAGAAAAAGATGTTGTAAAAGACAAAGACAGATTAATCATTAAAACAGATCCGATTTACTTCGATTATGATTTGTGGTACATTCGTAAAGAATCCAAAGTGATTTTAGGCAGAGTTGTAGAATTAATGAAAAAATATCCTGAAATGGTAATCGAAATTGGATCGCATACCGATTCAAGAGGAAATGAAAAATACAATGCCGATTTATCTCAGAAAAGAGCCAATTCAACAAGAGAGTTTATTATTCAATCTGGAATTGAAGCCAAAAGAGTTTCTGCAAAAGGTTATGGTGAATCAGTGCCAATTATAAAATGTAGAACAGACGAATCGTGCTCAGAAGAAGAACACGAATTGAATAGAAGATCTGAGTTTGTAATCAAAAATTTATAA